A single Nissabacter sp. SGAir0207 DNA region contains:
- a CDS encoding DUF1007 family protein: MRLRFTLLSLLTLAPAVWAHPHSFIDMQATLIQQQNALTGIEMRWTMDEITSADLLYDAGDAKAGSEIWKKLAAEVMANVLAQHYFTEFYHGGQPVKFKNLPPSYRLLREGRKAVLEFVLPLATPQPLKGQTFHFSTFDPSYFVDMHYESALRIALPAGMEACNITLDTPAPDASLQAYALSLDKADAPPEEMDLGQQFAQRVTLTCQ, from the coding sequence ATGCGATTGCGATTCACCCTGTTATCCCTGCTCACCCTGGCCCCAGCGGTCTGGGCGCACCCCCACAGTTTTATCGATATGCAAGCCACCCTGATTCAGCAGCAGAACGCCCTGACCGGTATCGAGATGCGCTGGACGATGGATGAGATCACCTCCGCCGATCTGCTTTATGATGCTGGCGATGCCAAGGCTGGCTCCGAGATATGGAAAAAGCTGGCGGCGGAGGTGATGGCCAACGTGCTGGCCCAGCACTACTTCACCGAGTTCTACCACGGCGGCCAGCCGGTCAAGTTCAAGAACCTGCCGCCCTCCTACCGCCTGCTGCGTGAGGGCCGCAAGGCGGTGCTGGAGTTTGTGCTGCCGCTGGCGACGCCGCAGCCGCTGAAGGGCCAGACGTTCCACTTCTCGACCTTTGATCCCAGCTACTTTGTCGATATGCACTATGAGAGCGCGCTGCGCATCGCCCTGCCAGCCGGGATGGAAGCGTGCAACATCACGCTGGACACCCCGGCGCCAGACGCCTCGTTGCAGGCGTATGCGCTGTCGCTGGATAAGGCGGATGCCCCACCGGAGGAGATGGATTTGGGCCAGCAATTTGCCCAGAGGGTGACGCTGACATGTCAATGA
- the fhuE gene encoding ferric-rhodotorulic acid/ferric-coprogen receptor FhuE has product MLSNIREKGNRAAMPTAATGLSLLAVMVSTALYTTQAQAEEAADTLVVSADAGNGSTNTDAQDYTVKTTTAGTKMLLVPRDVPQSVSIISKQRMADQNLQTVSDVLNNTTAISPVVADSDRVTFYSRGFLITNFLYDDIPTTISDVWNFGDQAGDTAIYDRIEVVRGATGLMSGAGNPSASVNMVRKHADSRELTGSLSASYGSWDKQRYVADVSAPLTDSGNVRGRVVAGYQDNDTWLDRYHSRKKFFYGVIDADLTDSTTLSVGYDYQDSHTSDPTWGGIPTWYSDGSRTHYDRSFNAAPDWAYTDIDSKKVFATLTQRFDSGWLMKVNGSHDETKFDSRLMYPSGYPDKTTGSGVMGYGGWNTGKRKIDALDAYASGPFELFGRQHELVAGVSYSRQNNHYFNTQSTLSESDIGNYNQWDGNIAYPTWSPWVDYQNDTVIQKSAYTAVRFSVTDPLHLIAGARYTNWRAGGSTTNDQEDDVTPYAGVVYDINDAWSAYASYTSIFQPQQYRDSNNNYLKPVKGKSYETGVKSDWFNGRLTTSLSLFRIEQDNVAQSDGSYIPGSQELAYTPVQGTVSRGVEFELNGALTDNWQMTFGASRYIAKAKDGTAVNPNLPRTQLKLFTRYQLPMLRDLTVGGGVNWQNATWKEGDGPLGTMRAEQGSYALVNLFARYQITKQLSVQGNINNLFDKEYYDYLDIYAVYGAPRNASVTLNYDF; this is encoded by the coding sequence ATGCTTTCGAATATCAGGGAAAAGGGCAACCGCGCGGCGATGCCAACCGCGGCCACAGGTTTGTCGCTGCTGGCAGTAATGGTGTCAACCGCGCTCTACACCACGCAGGCACAGGCAGAAGAGGCAGCGGATACACTGGTGGTCAGCGCCGATGCCGGTAACGGCAGCACTAATACCGACGCACAGGATTACACCGTAAAAACCACCACCGCTGGCACCAAAATGCTGCTAGTACCGCGTGACGTGCCGCAGTCTGTCAGTATCATCAGCAAGCAGCGCATGGCTGACCAGAACCTGCAAACGGTGTCAGATGTGCTGAATAACACCACCGCCATCTCCCCCGTGGTGGCAGACAGCGATCGCGTGACCTTCTACTCCCGTGGCTTCCTGATCACCAACTTCCTCTACGACGACATTCCGACCACCATCAGCGACGTCTGGAACTTCGGCGATCAGGCCGGTGATACCGCCATCTATGACCGGATCGAAGTGGTACGCGGCGCGACCGGCCTGATGAGCGGCGCGGGCAACCCCTCTGCCTCAGTGAACATGGTGCGCAAGCACGCCGACAGCCGTGAGCTGACCGGCTCACTCTCCGCCAGCTACGGCAGTTGGGACAAACAGCGCTACGTGGCGGATGTCTCCGCGCCGCTGACCGACTCCGGCAACGTGCGTGGCCGCGTCGTGGCGGGCTATCAGGACAATGACACCTGGCTCGATCGCTACCACTCGCGCAAGAAGTTCTTCTACGGCGTGATCGACGCGGATCTGACCGACTCCACCACCCTCTCCGTGGGGTATGACTATCAAGATAGCCACACCTCCGATCCGACTTGGGGCGGCATTCCGACCTGGTACAGCGACGGCAGCCGCACCCATTACGATCGCAGCTTCAATGCCGCGCCAGATTGGGCCTATACCGACATTGACTCGAAAAAGGTGTTCGCCACCCTGACCCAGCGCTTTGACAGCGGCTGGCTGATGAAGGTGAACGGCAGCCACGATGAAACCAAATTCGACTCGCGCCTGATGTACCCCTCCGGCTACCCGGACAAAACCACCGGCAGCGGCGTCATGGGCTACGGCGGCTGGAACACCGGCAAACGCAAGATCGACGCGCTGGACGCCTACGCCAGCGGCCCGTTCGAACTTTTCGGCCGTCAGCATGAACTGGTGGCAGGCGTCAGCTACAGCCGCCAGAACAACCACTATTTCAATACCCAGTCCACCCTGAGCGAATCGGACATCGGCAACTACAACCAGTGGGACGGCAACATCGCCTACCCGACGTGGAGCCCGTGGGTGGATTACCAGAATGACACCGTCATCCAGAAATCCGCCTACACCGCCGTTCGCTTCTCGGTGACCGATCCACTGCACCTGATCGCCGGTGCCCGCTACACCAACTGGCGCGCAGGTGGCTCCACCACCAACGATCAGGAAGATGACGTGACGCCATACGCTGGCGTGGTGTATGACATCAACGACGCATGGTCAGCCTATGCGAGTTACACCTCCATCTTCCAGCCGCAGCAGTACCGCGACAGCAACAATAACTACCTCAAGCCGGTGAAGGGCAAGAGCTATGAGACCGGCGTGAAGTCCGACTGGTTCAACGGCCGCCTGACTACCTCGCTGTCACTGTTCCGCATCGAGCAGGACAACGTGGCGCAGAGCGATGGCAGCTACATCCCCGGCAGCCAGGAGCTGGCCTACACCCCGGTGCAGGGCACGGTCAGCCGCGGCGTGGAGTTTGAGCTGAACGGGGCGCTGACCGACAACTGGCAGATGACCTTCGGCGCGTCACGCTATATCGCCAAGGCCAAAGATGGCACGGCGGTCAACCCGAACCTGCCGCGTACCCAGCTGAAGCTGTTCACCCGTTACCAGTTGCCAATGCTGCGCGATCTGACCGTGGGCGGCGGCGTGAACTGGCAGAACGCCACCTGGAAAGAGGGCGATGGCCCGCTGGGCACCATGCGTGCGGAACAGGGTAGCTACGCGCTGGTCAACCTGTTCGCCCGCTACCAGATCACCAAGCAGCTGTCGGTACAGGGCAACATCAACAACCTGTTTGATAAAGAGTATTACGACTATCTCGACATCTACGCGGTCTATGGCGCACCGCGCAATGCCTCAGTCACGCTTAACTACGACTTCTAA
- a CDS encoding TetR/AcrR family transcriptional regulator, whose product MPRSSQPRLPPRDRLLQAAEVLFYQQGITHVSVDMIAERAQSTKMTLYRHFASKEVLVLEWIGLLVEDYGHRFDQLAEQHPDDPVAQLMEFGRFIADSLGSTSQRGCPFTNTLAEIGGQFTEVRDAIIAHKQRQYQRIVALCKQAGASDPQLLAKEVTLLLEGVQVVAQNAGFEDPAGSMLQLLHFRLSNLA is encoded by the coding sequence ATGCCCAGAAGTAGCCAACCACGTTTGCCCCCGCGGGATCGCCTGTTACAGGCCGCAGAAGTGCTTTTTTATCAACAAGGTATCACGCACGTCTCCGTTGATATGATTGCGGAGAGAGCACAATCCACCAAAATGACGCTCTATCGCCATTTCGCCTCAAAAGAGGTATTGGTGCTCGAGTGGATCGGATTGTTGGTTGAGGATTATGGCCATCGTTTTGATCAGCTGGCCGAACAGCATCCTGATGATCCTGTTGCGCAGCTGATGGAGTTTGGCCGCTTTATTGCCGACAGCCTTGGCAGTACGTCGCAACGCGGCTGTCCGTTCACCAATACGCTGGCTGAAATAGGTGGGCAATTTACGGAAGTGCGTGATGCGATCATTGCCCATAAACAGCGGCAGTATCAGCGCATCGTCGCGCTGTGCAAACAGGCGGGCGCTTCCGATCCACAACTGCTGGCGAAAGAGGTCACCCTGTTGCTGGAGGGGGTACAGGTAGTGGCGCAAAATGCGGGGTTTGAAGATCCGGCAGGCTCTATGCTCCAACTGCTTCACTTCAGGCTTTCCAACCTTGCCTGA
- a CDS encoding GNAT family N-acetyltransferase: MTEIIRIAREQEAAELHALLQRAYKPLQQHGIHFTITRATVEEVREVIRQETTFVLERAGQPIATLSARFSWATPIDKALAPWPFLHWFAVDEQAKHQGVGSRLMGHVEETFLRDTLKSPAVYLATAIRHPWLTGLYQRRGYQPFHTATNPLGVELVYLRKILDPAHYQAQVQKEFVRTLPDTHLVT; the protein is encoded by the coding sequence ATGACAGAGATCATCCGCATTGCCCGCGAACAGGAGGCGGCCGAGCTGCACGCCCTGTTGCAGCGTGCCTACAAGCCGCTGCAACAGCACGGTATCCACTTCACCATTACCCGTGCAACGGTGGAGGAGGTGCGTGAGGTGATCCGCCAGGAAACCACCTTCGTGCTGGAGCGCGCCGGGCAGCCGATCGCCACCCTCAGCGCCCGCTTTAGCTGGGCCACGCCCATCGACAAGGCGCTCGCCCCCTGGCCGTTCCTCCACTGGTTCGCGGTGGATGAGCAGGCCAAACATCAGGGCGTCGGCAGCCGGCTGATGGGGCATGTCGAGGAGACTTTCCTGCGCGATACCCTGAAAAGCCCGGCGGTCTATCTGGCGACTGCCATCCGCCACCCGTGGCTGACCGGCCTCTACCAGCGGCGCGGCTACCAGCCGTTCCACACCGCCACCAACCCACTGGGCGTGGAGCTGGTCTACCTGCGAAAAATTTTGGATCCGGCGCACTATCAGGCGCAGGTGCAGAAGGAGTTCGTCCGCACACTGCCCGATACCCACCTGGTCACCTGA
- a CDS encoding nickel/cobalt transporter, producing the protein MSMNDAAKAALRPRWLALWPLLLLLAGVAFAGFWLRSAWPALLFQGIQWQKVFHDRMIALLQQVHDAPHQAGAVLMLFSLLYGIFHAAGPGHGKVVIVTYLTTHPARLKSSLQLTLLASLLQGAVAVVLVTLMLGVLHLSSRQLHLSSFWLERMSYLLVAGLGAYLSLRAGRAAWQSVRALRQPIRRLVPVGHVHSADCGCGHRHMPSDDELKGAAGWRTRAALVLSMGLRPCSGALMMLLFSKVIGVYVWGVLSAFVMAIGTSLTLSLLALFVHSFRALALRSQRGRPAPAWWRIARPTLALAGGLLLIAASILLWFTAQPALSGGLRPLFR; encoded by the coding sequence ATGTCAATGAATGACGCGGCGAAGGCCGCCCTCCGTCCGCGCTGGCTGGCGCTATGGCCGTTGCTGCTCCTGCTGGCTGGCGTGGCGTTCGCGGGTTTCTGGTTACGCAGCGCGTGGCCCGCGTTGCTCTTTCAGGGCATCCAGTGGCAGAAGGTGTTCCATGACCGGATGATCGCCCTGCTGCAACAGGTGCATGACGCCCCGCATCAGGCGGGCGCGGTGCTGATGCTGTTCAGCCTGCTGTATGGCATTTTCCACGCCGCCGGGCCGGGGCACGGCAAGGTAGTGATCGTCACTTACCTCACCACCCACCCCGCGCGGCTGAAAAGCAGCCTGCAACTGACGCTACTGGCTTCCCTGTTGCAGGGCGCGGTGGCGGTGGTACTGGTCACGCTGATGCTGGGCGTGCTGCACCTCTCTTCGCGCCAGCTGCATCTCAGCAGTTTCTGGCTGGAGCGCATGAGTTACCTGCTGGTCGCCGGGCTGGGAGCCTATCTGAGCCTGCGGGCAGGGCGCGCGGCGTGGCAGAGCGTCCGGGCGCTGCGTCAGCCGATCCGGCGTTTGGTGCCGGTAGGGCATGTCCATAGCGCTGACTGTGGTTGCGGCCATCGCCACATGCCTTCCGACGATGAGCTGAAGGGCGCGGCAGGCTGGCGCACCCGCGCCGCGCTGGTGCTGTCGATGGGATTGCGCCCCTGCTCGGGCGCGCTGATGATGCTGCTGTTTTCCAAGGTGATCGGCGTCTACGTCTGGGGCGTGCTATCGGCGTTTGTGATGGCGATCGGCACTTCGCTCACCCTGTCTTTGCTGGCGCTGTTTGTACACAGCTTCCGCGCGCTAGCCCTGCGCAGCCAGCGCGGCCGCCCTGCCCCGGCTTGGTGGCGCATCGCCCGGCCCACACTGGCGTTGGCCGGCGGCCTGCTGCTGATCGCCGCTAGCATCCTGCTGTGGTTTACCGCCCAACCCGCCCTCTCCGGCGGCCTGCGCCCCCTGTTTCGCTAA
- a CDS encoding DNA-binding transcriptional regulator has product MMKERALFEELVQGLDAWDERTTGKRTLPAYRPANKPLTLKAGELTAIRESLKIPAALFADYLRIDEPTYQRWEAGTTQPNPQAVLLIRMVQRDPNILAALVTL; this is encoded by the coding sequence ATGATGAAAGAACGTGCATTATTTGAGGAACTTGTGCAGGGATTAGATGCGTGGGACGAGAGAACCACTGGCAAGCGCACGCTGCCAGCCTACCGTCCGGCCAACAAGCCGCTGACCCTGAAAGCTGGCGAACTGACGGCCATCCGGGAGTCCCTCAAGATCCCCGCAGCGCTGTTTGCCGACTACCTGCGCATTGATGAACCGACCTACCAGCGTTGGGAGGCGGGCACCACCCAGCCGAATCCTCAGGCGGTCTTGCTGATCCGTATGGTGCAGCGCGACCCGAACATCCTGGCCGCCCTTGTCACCCTATAA
- a CDS encoding DUF3750 domain-containing protein, producing MTYIKWLSLCYIFIIVISLGYSYAKASQAREDPPSQSWATARRDSASIAPDPVKFSKIAIVQVYGAPTYGWRGMVAVHPWIIFKKAGETQYTRYDVIGWGGSNVVRRDYAIPDGYWFGSRPRLLVSHHGAEAEAMIPHILAAIKSYPYPNTYHAWPGPNSNTFMAHIGREVPELALDLPSNAIGKDYRPLLNPIGLPPSGRGLQVSLLGVLGVTLGVQEGVEVNVLGLNLGIDIKSPALRLPFIGRVGFDNPVTMVEEENH from the coding sequence ATGACTTATATTAAGTGGTTAAGTCTCTGTTATATCTTTATTATAGTAATATCACTGGGTTACAGTTATGCGAAGGCTTCCCAAGCTAGGGAAGACCCGCCAAGCCAGAGTTGGGCGACAGCCCGACGTGATTCCGCCTCCATTGCGCCCGATCCGGTCAAATTCAGCAAGATAGCCATTGTGCAGGTTTATGGCGCGCCGACTTATGGCTGGCGCGGCATGGTGGCGGTGCATCCGTGGATCATCTTCAAAAAGGCCGGCGAGACCCAATACACCCGCTATGATGTGATTGGCTGGGGAGGCTCCAACGTTGTCCGGCGCGACTACGCGATCCCCGACGGCTACTGGTTTGGCTCGCGCCCACGGCTGCTGGTGTCGCACCACGGCGCGGAAGCGGAGGCGATGATTCCGCACATTTTGGCGGCGATAAAGAGTTATCCTTATCCCAATACCTACCACGCCTGGCCCGGCCCGAACAGCAACACCTTTATGGCCCACATTGGCCGCGAGGTGCCAGAACTGGCGCTCGATCTGCCATCCAACGCCATCGGCAAAGATTATCGCCCTTTGCTGAACCCGATTGGCCTGCCACCCTCCGGCAGAGGTTTGCAAGTCTCTTTGCTGGGCGTACTGGGCGTGACCTTGGGCGTACAGGAGGGAGTGGAGGTCAATGTGCTGGGGCTGAATCTGGGCATAGACATCAAATCGCCCGCGCTGCGCCTGCCATTCATCGGCCGGGTTGGGTTTGATAACCCAGTGACCATGGTGGAAGAGGAAAACCATTAG
- a CDS encoding ABC transporter substrate-binding protein: MNKMHLPLLTASALLLAFAAHAANDTPQPGGHLIWGVETEPNTLNPQLNGQSKAELILRVAYESLLARKANGEFIPWLATGYQVSEDGKTYTFTLRPDVTFSDGRKLDAQAVAENFRHTQQPGYCAGSSLCALGRHIATVETPDDGTVRITLKEAYSPFLSFAAGLKLLSPAAWASPQLKAGGPEIAGTGPFILKRYDKGQQIEFVRNPAYRWASANAAHQGPAYLEGVTYRFLPESSVRTGALLSGQVDVIEGISGNDAGEFKQNPDFSYQHALNPGTPYSLFLNVKHGPTQSLNVRQALLQGLDIAPLLASIYRGERTRTWGITSPVDPLYDNSLDGKYGNNPALANRLLDEAGWATRDAEGFRTQQGQRLSIEIIQAQATVRDQRDVLLQAIQAQARQRLGVELKIRYVDAGTYVDLRNSGQFGSIANSNTETDGIDIENHYLPVNAGGSINYSRTDAPEIIPLLEGASQTLDNTERKAFYGRLQSFAILQQAVAVPLYEPEDQIAAASYVHGVGFRPFKQMPENAYDVWLSDH, encoded by the coding sequence ATGAACAAAATGCACCTACCGCTCCTGACGGCCAGCGCCCTGCTGCTGGCCTTCGCCGCCCACGCCGCCAATGACACGCCACAGCCGGGGGGCCACCTCATCTGGGGGGTGGAGACCGAGCCAAATACCCTCAACCCACAGCTAAATGGCCAGTCCAAGGCGGAGCTGATCCTGCGCGTCGCCTATGAGTCGCTGCTGGCGCGCAAAGCGAATGGCGAGTTTATTCCGTGGCTGGCGACCGGCTATCAGGTCTCGGAGGATGGCAAAACCTACACCTTCACGCTGCGGCCAGACGTCACCTTCTCCGATGGCCGCAAGCTGGACGCGCAGGCGGTGGCAGAGAACTTCCGCCATACCCAGCAGCCGGGCTACTGCGCCGGTTCCAGCCTCTGTGCGCTGGGGCGGCACATCGCCACCGTGGAGACGCCCGATGACGGGACGGTACGCATCACGTTAAAAGAGGCCTACTCGCCGTTCCTCTCCTTCGCCGCCGGGCTGAAGCTGCTCTCGCCAGCGGCCTGGGCCTCACCGCAACTCAAGGCCGGTGGGCCGGAGATTGCTGGCACCGGGCCATTTATCCTCAAGCGTTACGACAAGGGGCAACAGATTGAGTTTGTACGCAATCCGGCCTACCGCTGGGCCTCTGCCAACGCTGCGCATCAGGGGCCAGCCTATCTGGAGGGCGTCACCTACCGCTTCCTGCCGGAGTCCTCGGTGCGTACCGGCGCGCTGCTCTCCGGGCAGGTGGATGTGATTGAGGGCATCTCCGGCAATGATGCCGGTGAGTTCAAGCAGAACCCGGACTTCAGCTACCAGCACGCCCTGAACCCCGGCACGCCTTACTCGCTGTTCCTGAATGTGAAACATGGCCCTACCCAGTCGCTCAACGTGCGGCAGGCGCTGCTACAGGGGCTGGACATCGCGCCGCTGCTTGCCTCCATCTACCGCGGTGAGCGCACCCGCACCTGGGGCATCACCTCACCGGTCGATCCGCTGTATGACAACAGCCTTGATGGCAAATATGGCAACAACCCGGCACTGGCTAACCGGCTGCTGGATGAAGCGGGCTGGGCGACGCGTGATGCCGAGGGCTTCCGCACCCAGCAGGGGCAGCGGCTGAGTATTGAGATCATCCAGGCACAGGCCACGGTGCGCGACCAGCGTGACGTGCTGTTGCAGGCCATTCAGGCGCAGGCGCGGCAGCGGCTGGGGGTGGAGCTGAAGATCCGCTATGTGGATGCCGGTACCTACGTCGATCTGCGCAATAGCGGTCAGTTCGGCTCCATCGCCAACTCCAATACCGAGACTGACGGCATTGACATCGAAAACCACTACCTGCCGGTCAATGCGGGTGGCTCCATCAACTACAGCCGCACCGACGCGCCAGAGATCATCCCGCTGCTGGAGGGGGCCTCGCAGACGCTGGATAACACCGAGCGCAAAGCGTTCTATGGCCGTTTGCAGTCGTTTGCCATCCTGCAACAGGCGGTGGCGGTGCCGCTGTATGAGCCGGAAGACCAAATTGCTGCCGCCTCCTATGTACACGGTGTCGGGTTCCGCCCCTTTAAACAGATGCCGGAAAACGCCTACGACGTCTGGCTGAGCGATCATTGA
- a CDS encoding NADH:flavin oxidoreductase/NADH oxidase, protein MAQLFTPFKLKNVTLKNRIAIPPMCQYSAVDGLANDWHHVHYAGLARGGAGLVIVEATAVAPEGRITPSDLGIWNDEQAAELAKVAAAIKAAGAVPGIQIAHAGRKASANAPWEGDDHIPTDDARGWETLSPSAIAFGQGLPKVPKAMSKEEIKRVMADFVAAARRARDAGFEWLELHFAHGYLAQSFFSVHANQRTDEYGGDFAGRSRFLIETFDAVRDVWPQDLPLTARFGVIEYDGRDEETLAEAIQLTTILREKGLDMLSVSVGFSTPDSNIPWGPGFLAPVAHRVREEAGLPVASSWGVERADVAERCIAEGDMDLVMIGRAFLADPHYTLRLAKKLEAERPTWVLPAQYAHWLERYRLAE, encoded by the coding sequence ATGGCCCAGTTGTTTACGCCGTTTAAACTGAAGAACGTTACGCTCAAAAACCGCATCGCGATCCCGCCGATGTGCCAGTACTCCGCGGTAGACGGGCTGGCGAATGATTGGCACCACGTGCACTACGCGGGCCTGGCACGCGGCGGCGCCGGTCTGGTGATTGTTGAGGCGACGGCCGTGGCACCGGAAGGGCGCATCACCCCTTCCGATCTCGGTATCTGGAACGACGAGCAGGCCGCTGAGCTGGCAAAAGTCGCTGCCGCCATCAAGGCGGCCGGTGCGGTGCCGGGCATCCAGATCGCCCACGCTGGCCGCAAGGCGAGCGCCAACGCGCCGTGGGAAGGCGACGACCATATCCCGACTGACGACGCACGCGGTTGGGAGACGCTGTCACCTTCTGCCATCGCCTTTGGTCAGGGCCTGCCAAAAGTGCCTAAGGCGATGAGCAAAGAGGAGATCAAACGTGTCATGGCCGATTTCGTCGCGGCGGCCCGCCGCGCGCGCGACGCGGGCTTTGAGTGGCTCGAGCTGCACTTCGCCCACGGCTATTTGGCACAGAGCTTCTTCTCCGTGCACGCCAACCAGCGTACCGACGAGTACGGCGGTGACTTCGCTGGCCGTAGCCGCTTCTTGATCGAGACGTTCGATGCCGTTCGCGACGTATGGCCGCAGGATCTGCCGCTGACCGCCCGTTTCGGCGTGATCGAGTATGATGGCCGCGATGAGGAGACCCTCGCCGAGGCGATCCAACTGACCACCATTCTGCGTGAGAAAGGGCTGGATATGCTGAGCGTGAGCGTCGGTTTCTCCACCCCGGACAGCAACATTCCTTGGGGGCCGGGCTTCCTGGCGCCGGTTGCGCATCGCGTACGTGAAGAGGCCGGACTGCCGGTGGCCTCCTCCTGGGGCGTAGAGCGCGCCGACGTTGCTGAGCGCTGTATTGCCGAAGGCGATATGGATCTGGTGATGATTGGCCGCGCCTTCCTGGCCGATCCGCACTACACCCTGCGTCTGGCGAAAAAGCTGGAGGCTGAGCGCCCGACCTGGGTACTGCCAGCCCAGTATGCGCACTGGCTGGAGCGCTACAGACTGGCTGAGTAA
- a CDS encoding NtaA/DmoA family FMN-dependent monooxygenase (This protein belongs to a clade of FMN-dependent monooxygenases, within a broader family of flavin-dependent oxidoreductases, the luciferase-like monooxygenase (LMM) family, some of whose members use coenzyme F420 rather than FMN.) gives MAAHNPRRLKTLVGAGPVIFAGNDQEPDKGIRRAAALAKIAEREKITGLFTADLLQPDPDGPTGSQEPIVALAALSQATAQIGLIATVSTTYQHPYNLARMIGTLDHVSGGRAGWNAVTSSMGEENFGGPGLPSPESRYARAAEFIAVMNALYEANDPQAAQRKPNGGITVDTRKLHPINHHGDFFQVAGPLNVPPSPQRRPVQFQAGQSEAGVALGARYAEVIYTSQPTFEDAQRFVAGVRQQAQALGRAVMPLIMNSFHSVIGDSPDDVARRLREKHERIDYERGRLKVADMLGGELDLAHLPLDKPLPAALLPDISQVNRRRGRAEIFKRFALQGLTLRELVVKAQETGHWFTAGTPESLADAIEERYRAGILDVISLHGLGNPDQQDLLLNGLLPELRRRHLLDEDYLADNFRGNLGLV, from the coding sequence TTGGCTGCCCACAACCCACGACGCCTAAAAACATTGGTCGGTGCCGGGCCGGTTATTTTCGCCGGTAACGATCAGGAGCCGGATAAAGGTATCCGGCGGGCGGCCGCACTGGCGAAAATTGCCGAGCGCGAGAAGATCACGGGCCTGTTTACCGCTGACCTGCTACAGCCCGATCCCGATGGCCCGACCGGTAGCCAGGAGCCGATTGTGGCGCTGGCGGCGCTCAGTCAGGCGACGGCGCAGATTGGCCTGATTGCCACCGTCTCCACCACCTACCAGCACCCTTACAATTTGGCGCGCATGATCGGCACCCTCGATCACGTCAGCGGCGGGCGTGCAGGCTGGAATGCCGTGACGTCGTCGATGGGGGAGGAGAACTTTGGCGGGCCGGGACTGCCGTCCCCGGAGTCGCGCTATGCCCGCGCCGCCGAGTTTATCGCGGTGATGAACGCGCTATACGAGGCCAATGACCCGCAGGCGGCGCAGCGCAAGCCGAATGGCGGCATCACGGTGGATACGCGCAAGCTGCACCCGATCAACCACCACGGGGATTTCTTCCAGGTGGCCGGGCCACTCAACGTGCCGCCCTCGCCCCAGCGGCGGCCGGTTCAGTTTCAGGCCGGGCAGTCTGAGGCTGGCGTGGCGCTGGGCGCGCGCTATGCCGAAGTGATCTACACCTCCCAGCCCACCTTTGAGGATGCGCAGCGCTTTGTGGCGGGCGTACGCCAGCAAGCGCAGGCGCTGGGCCGGGCGGTGATGCCGCTGATCATGAACTCATTCCATTCAGTGATTGGCGACAGCCCGGATGACGTCGCGCGCCGCCTGCGGGAGAAGCATGAGCGCATCGACTATGAGCGTGGCCGGTTAAAGGTGGCCGACATGCTGGGCGGCGAACTGGATCTCGCCCACCTGCCGCTAGACAAGCCACTGCCCGCCGCGCTGCTGCCAGACATCAGCCAGGTCAACCGCCGACGCGGCCGCGCGGAGATCTTCAAACGCTTTGCTTTGCAAGGACTGACGCTGCGCGAGCTGGTGGTTAAGGCGCAGGAGACCGGCCACTGGTTCACCGCAGGCACACCGGAGTCGCTGGCAGACGCGATTGAAGAGCGCTACCGCGCGGGCATTCTGGATGTGATCTCCCTGCATGGCCTTGGCAACCCTGACCAACAGGATCTGCTGCTCAACGGCCTGCTGCCAGAGCTACGCAGACGTCACCTGCTGGACGAGGACTACCTTGCAGACAATTTCCGTGGGAATTTAGGATTGGTGTAA